A single window of Pseudarthrobacter psychrotolerans DNA harbors:
- a CDS encoding GAF and ANTAR domain-containing protein, whose protein sequence is MMIDQLVDWRVSGVLLDIRGHSEAASACALARIATSAVSDIAGSPVEATVTLVRPDSTPFTAATTDGARDLSRWDQFAGRGPTSRALDGRLTIILNDHCLDTRWEEYPASLRTAGFRSAVGVPLQLERGYRAALTLYSAETNVFSSVVASQTLAFSGVAARSLVLALQVRAGLAQSADLRAAIASRTAINTACGVLMGQNKCSYEAAFQMLRLASSHGNLTIRDVAEGMLSTLPGGVPATHFQQRA, encoded by the coding sequence ATGATGATCGATCAACTGGTGGACTGGCGCGTCTCGGGGGTCCTTCTGGATATCCGCGGGCACTCGGAAGCGGCATCGGCGTGTGCCCTTGCCCGAATCGCAACATCGGCCGTGAGCGACATCGCTGGCTCCCCCGTGGAGGCTACAGTGACCCTCGTGCGGCCGGATAGTACGCCCTTCACGGCGGCAACCACCGACGGCGCCCGCGACCTTTCACGCTGGGACCAGTTCGCCGGTCGGGGTCCCACCTCGCGGGCTCTGGACGGCCGCCTGACCATCATCCTGAACGATCACTGCCTGGACACCCGCTGGGAGGAATACCCGGCCAGCCTCAGGACCGCCGGGTTCCGGTCAGCCGTCGGCGTGCCGTTGCAGCTGGAGCGCGGCTACCGCGCAGCACTGACGTTGTATTCGGCCGAGACGAACGTGTTCTCCTCGGTTGTCGCCTCCCAGACACTGGCCTTCTCCGGCGTGGCGGCCAGGAGCCTGGTCCTGGCACTGCAGGTCCGGGCGGGTCTGGCCCAGTCCGCGGACCTCCGCGCAGCCATCGCCAGCCGCACTGCGATCAACACCGCCTGCGGCGTGCTCATGGGCCAGAACAAGTGCTCCTACGAGGCAGCGTTCCAGATGCTTAGGCTCGCATCGAGCCATGGGAACCTGACCATCCGCGACGTCGCCGAAGGGATGCTGAGCACCCTGCCCGGCGGGGTACCGGCCACACACTTCCAGCAGCGCGCCTAA
- a CDS encoding GAF and ANTAR domain-containing protein, with protein sequence MTNSPEHELLLELQDLIIGTGSVADFLGGFSIIAAAALSRSAGATVECGVTLKHARKTTTVGGSTERAIHLDRIEQAVGEGPCIAALRAGNPVLLADVRTDPRWPVYQERLIEEGIHSVLGVPLEIGENAAAVLNFFAPATGVFTEDTISEAASFADVAGSAVRLAVRVGTAESAADDLSAAMMSRTAINLACGIIMAQNRCSQAEAMSILMKVSSHRNQKLRDVADEIVRKVSGEGSSTYFDM encoded by the coding sequence ATGACCAATTCGCCCGAACACGAACTGCTCCTGGAGCTGCAGGACCTGATTATCGGCACAGGCTCGGTGGCTGACTTCCTGGGCGGGTTCTCCATCATCGCCGCGGCCGCACTGAGCCGCTCCGCCGGCGCCACGGTGGAATGCGGGGTCACCCTCAAGCACGCCAGGAAAACCACAACGGTGGGCGGGAGCACTGAGCGCGCCATCCACCTGGACCGCATTGAACAGGCCGTGGGCGAAGGGCCCTGCATCGCAGCGTTGCGGGCGGGGAACCCTGTCCTGCTGGCCGACGTCCGCACTGACCCACGCTGGCCTGTCTACCAGGAACGCCTGATCGAAGAGGGCATCCACAGCGTCCTCGGCGTCCCCCTCGAAATCGGAGAAAACGCGGCCGCAGTCCTGAACTTCTTCGCGCCGGCCACCGGCGTGTTCACCGAGGACACTATCAGTGAGGCGGCCAGCTTCGCCGACGTCGCCGGCAGTGCCGTCCGCCTGGCCGTCAGGGTGGGAACCGCCGAGAGCGCCGCCGACGACCTGAGCGCGGCGATGATGAGCCGCACAGCCATCAACCTGGCCTGCGGTATCATCATGGCCCAGAACCGCTGCAGCCAGGCCGAGGCGATGTCCATCCTGATGAAGGTCTCCAGCCACCGGAACCAGAAGCTCCGGGACGTGGCCGACGAGATCGTCCGGAAGGTCTCGGGCGAGGGATCCAGCACGTACTTCGACATGTAG
- a CDS encoding ATP-binding protein yields MAGGVPIKNPYRPGAANTPLFLAGRESQERILRAILRGAPEIPANYRITGVRGVGKTVLLKHFEEVTKRELNWAVGRLQLEPRHNREDAIVGVLHDLLLDVQAQVSRTESFRQKTEAVISGARSLATMAFEDVTVSLGGSANSKESNLAADLLETARIAVRSGRAGLVLMLDEAQVLVDDKDRDGQHPLSLLIAAVNTLQEQQVPVALVLCGLPTLIANLLKARTYSERMFREEEVGRLTRDQTREAFLRPLDGTGKEASEDLLSAVMDDVEGYPYFVQLWGAELWDDAVDTSLNVLTADLLKGLRESIFKRLDHDFYSPRLDSLTPAEQDLLLLTGDCDYPPLRTADIHNVTSRKQGNVNVLMGRLADQGVVYRLQKGLYEYTAPNFHEYLIRRKSRSMWT; encoded by the coding sequence ATAGCCGGGGGAGTTCCTATCAAAAACCCATATCGTCCTGGAGCGGCCAACACACCTCTCTTTCTGGCGGGACGTGAAAGTCAGGAACGAATCCTGCGGGCGATACTCAGGGGTGCCCCCGAGATTCCGGCCAACTATCGCATTACCGGGGTCCGCGGAGTGGGGAAGACCGTGTTGCTCAAGCACTTCGAAGAAGTGACTAAGCGGGAGCTCAACTGGGCCGTCGGCAGGCTGCAGTTAGAGCCTCGACACAATCGCGAAGACGCCATCGTCGGAGTGCTCCACGATCTTCTCCTGGACGTTCAGGCCCAAGTCTCACGGACCGAAAGTTTTCGCCAGAAGACGGAGGCCGTCATCAGTGGTGCGCGATCGCTGGCGACCATGGCATTTGAAGATGTCACTGTGTCTCTGGGGGGCTCGGCAAATTCGAAGGAATCCAACCTTGCAGCCGACCTCCTGGAAACGGCTCGGATCGCGGTGAGGTCCGGAAGGGCCGGCCTTGTCCTGATGCTCGACGAGGCGCAGGTACTCGTGGACGACAAGGACCGCGACGGGCAGCATCCGCTGTCACTGCTCATCGCCGCAGTCAACACACTCCAGGAACAGCAGGTGCCGGTTGCACTCGTGCTGTGCGGACTGCCGACCTTGATCGCGAACCTGCTCAAGGCTCGAACCTATAGCGAGCGGATGTTCCGCGAAGAAGAGGTAGGGCGCCTGACGCGGGATCAGACCCGTGAAGCGTTCCTTCGTCCACTGGATGGCACCGGCAAAGAGGCCAGCGAAGACCTCCTTAGTGCCGTGATGGACGACGTGGAAGGCTATCCGTACTTCGTGCAGCTGTGGGGTGCCGAGCTCTGGGACGATGCCGTCGATACTTCATTGAACGTCCTGACCGCGGACCTGCTGAAAGGTCTCCGCGAGTCGATCTTCAAACGCTTGGACCACGATTTCTACTCTCCCCGGCTCGACTCCTTAACCCCTGCCGAGCAGGACCTCCTCCTGCTCACCGGCGACTGCGACTATCCGCCGCTGCGGACGGCCGACATACACAACGTCACTTCCCGCAAACAAGGCAACGTCAACGTTCTGATGGGCAGGCTGGCGGACCAGGGAGTGGTCTACCGGCTGCAAAAGGGCCTCTACGAATACACGGCGCCCAATTTTCACGAGTACCTGATTCGGCGCAAGTCCCGTTCGATGTGGACATAG